In the Pseudanabaena sp. PCC 7367 genome, one interval contains:
- a CDS encoding FAD-dependent oxidoreductase has translation MVEKRVGAKKPAIVVVDDDPAVLQAIARDLRQQYGDRFRIVRADSGAIALEAVQQLKLRSNTIALFLVDQRMPGMSGVEFLTEAIAIFPLAKRALLTAYADTNAAIDSINHTQLDYYLLKPWDPPEEKLYPVVDDLLHDWQAKFKPEFQGVKVISDRWSPDSHHLRDFLARNQVPYRWLDIENNHEAQQLVTYAGEKNNPCLPLVLLPSGEKLVKPSPAELAQQVGMQTEATKPFYDLVIVGGGPAGLAAAVYGASEGLRTVMIEREAPGGQAGTSSRIENYLGFPVGLSGSDLARRAVTQAKRFGVEILTPQEATSIRVEDNYRIITLSDRSEISCHAMILAMGVSWRRLTVPQIDRFTGAGVYYGAAQTEAEACRDEDVYVVGGANSAGQAAMHFSKYASRVRILVRGESLTKSMSQYLIDQIEDTANIEVLPFHSVLEAKGNNRLEAILVKDSQNDQIKTFDTNSLFIFIGATPSTDWLDGVIERDERGFIYTGPDVGKDLPWPLERDRFLLETNMPGIFAVGDVRHGSIKRVASGVGEGSICVQFVHRHLADV, from the coding sequence ATGGTTGAAAAGCGAGTTGGGGCAAAAAAGCCTGCGATCGTTGTGGTGGATGATGATCCAGCCGTATTGCAAGCCATTGCCAGAGATCTCCGCCAGCAATATGGCGATCGCTTTCGGATTGTGCGGGCTGATTCTGGGGCTATTGCTTTGGAGGCGGTGCAGCAACTAAAACTCCGCAGCAATACGATCGCGTTATTTTTAGTAGACCAAAGAATGCCAGGCATGAGCGGGGTTGAATTTTTAACCGAGGCGATCGCAATTTTCCCCCTAGCCAAACGTGCCCTCCTGACTGCCTATGCGGATACCAATGCCGCGATCGATTCCATTAATCACACCCAGCTCGACTATTATTTGCTCAAACCCTGGGACCCACCAGAGGAAAAACTCTATCCAGTGGTGGATGATTTACTCCATGATTGGCAAGCCAAATTCAAGCCCGAATTCCAGGGGGTCAAGGTAATTAGCGATCGGTGGTCGCCGGATTCCCATCACCTGCGCGATTTCCTAGCCCGTAACCAGGTTCCCTATCGCTGGCTGGACATTGAAAATAACCATGAAGCCCAGCAATTAGTCACCTATGCTGGCGAAAAAAATAACCCTTGTTTACCTCTGGTGTTGCTGCCCAGCGGTGAAAAGCTGGTCAAGCCCAGTCCGGCTGAATTGGCTCAGCAAGTGGGGATGCAAACCGAAGCAACCAAGCCCTTTTATGATCTGGTGATTGTGGGTGGAGGGCCGGCTGGTTTGGCGGCGGCGGTTTATGGTGCTTCCGAAGGGCTGCGCACCGTAATGATCGAGCGGGAGGCTCCCGGTGGTCAGGCTGGCACTAGTTCCCGGATTGAAAACTATCTTGGCTTTCCGGTGGGGCTGAGCGGTAGCGATCTGGCGCGGCGAGCGGTGACCCAGGCCAAACGTTTTGGCGTAGAAATTTTGACCCCCCAGGAAGCCACCTCAATTCGGGTTGAAGATAATTATCGAATCATTACCCTATCCGATCGCAGTGAGATTAGTTGTCATGCGATGATTCTGGCGATGGGTGTATCCTGGCGGCGGCTGACTGTGCCCCAGATCGATCGCTTTACTGGTGCTGGCGTATATTATGGCGCGGCGCAAACCGAGGCAGAAGCTTGCCGAGATGAGGATGTATATGTGGTGGGTGGCGCTAACTCAGCGGGGCAGGCAGCCATGCATTTTTCTAAATATGCCAGTCGGGTGCGGATTCTGGTGCGGGGTGAATCGCTGACTAAGAGCATGTCTCAGTATTTGATCGATCAAATTGAGGACACTGCAAATATTGAAGTTTTACCGTTTCATAGTGTGCTCGAAGCCAAGGGCAACAATCGCCTCGAAGCAATTTTGGTCAAGGATAGCCAGAACGATCAAATCAAAACCTTCGACACTAATTCCCTGTTTATTTTTATTGGTGCAACCCCCAGTACCGATTGGCTAGATGGTGTGATTGAGCGAGATGAACGCGGCTTTATTTATACCGGCCCCGATGTAGGTAAAGATCTCCCCTGGCCGTTAGAACGCGATCGCTTTTTACTGGAAACTAATATGCCGGGTATTTTTGCGGTGGGTGATGTACGGCATGGCTCAATTAAGCGGGTTGCATCGGGGGTTGGCGAGGGCTCCATT